One Ostrea edulis chromosome 2, xbOstEdul1.1, whole genome shotgun sequence genomic region harbors:
- the LOC130051472 gene encoding uncharacterized protein LOC130051472, with protein MFRKYFPKASCIIDCTEVFIDRPSRLVTRAQTWSNYKKHNTLKVLVAVTPTGSISFLSRAWGGKISDKDIVQQSGILDKLTHGDQVLADRGFVNEEDFAVRGATLVIPSFTKGRKQLPAKDLEKSRCLASVRIEVERCIGLLKSKYQILKGPLPINLVKRSDDIDFATADKIICVCASLTNLGESIVNKDKAK; from the coding sequence ATGTTCAGGAAATATTTTCCCAAAGCATCTTGCATCATTGACTGTACAGAAGTATTTATTGATAGACCATCTCGATTGGTGACAAGGGCCCAGACTTGGTCAAACTATAAGAAACACAACACTCTCAAGGTCCTCGTTGCAGTCACACCAACAGGATCCATTTCGTTCTTGTCTAGAGCCTGGGGTGGGAAAATTTCTGACAAGGATATTGTGCAACAGAGTGGTATATTGGACAAGCTGACACATGGAGACCAAGTATTAGCAGATAGGGGATTTGTAAATGAAGAGGATTTTGCTGTGAGAGGTGCTACCCTAGTCATACCCTCATTTACCAAAGGACGTAAACAGTTACCAGCAAAGGACTTGGAGAAGTCGCGATGCCTTGCCTCTGTAAGAATTGAAGTTGAGAGATGTATTGGACTTCTAAAATCCAAGTATCAGATACTGAAAGGTCCACTGCCTATAAACTTAGTGAAGCGATCCGATGACATTGACTTTGCTACAGCAGACAAGATTATCTGTGTGTGTGCTTCCTTGACCAATCTTGGTGAAAGCATCGTAAATAAAGACAAAGCAAAGTGA